The Desulfovibrio legallii genomic interval GCAATTGGGTTTGCCCTGCGGGCATGGCGGTGTGTTTTCTTTATTTCGTTTGGGTCGCCTCCGGCGCGGGCAGGGGGTCAAGGGCGGGGCTGCGCCCCCCCTTAGACCCCCTACAACCCCCATAACCCCCCCTTGCAGATCGCCTTACCCTGATGGCCCGGCTGGTGGGACGCGCCCGCTGCGCGGATGCGTCCCAAGGCCGGGCGCAACTGCCGCCAGCCCTACAGCCCGAATCTGCTCCCGTGTCCCGCGCCCCACAGCCCCGGCGGCGCGCAGGGTAACAGCGCGCTGGCCGCAGGCTTTCCGTAACTTGCGGTTGGGCGGCAGCCCGGCTATGCGCGGCGCGGCTGGGGTGCGCCGCTACGCGACCGCACCCCTTTATGCCGCGCTCAACTGCCGGGGGGAAAGACATTCGTGCTTATTATGGGAACGGGTGTCGTGATTCCGGGGAGCCAGTGAGGGATTATCGTGGTGCTGGGGATGCCGGGAAAGGGCCACGGAAAGGATTGTCGTGATTCCGGGGAGCCAGGGAGGGATTATCGTGGTGCTGGGGGATCTGCCAAGTGCGGCGTTGGGATGGAAAGGGAGTATCCCAGGGCTGCCGCGCAACTGTCAGGGGAAGACAATCGTACCTATGGGAAGGGGCGCCGCAGCGCATGGCACTAATACAAATGGCCAGGGTACGCCCTGCGCGTTGCCTGAGAAGGATAACGTTTTTTGAAGGGGATGGGGGGGCGTGGGGGGGCAGGGGAAACTTTTGTTCACAAAAGTTTCCCCTGCCCCCCCACAAAAATTCTCCAAATAACGCAGCTCAGCGCACCTGTGCCAGGTGGAGCCGGATGACGGCCCGCTGGAGGGCGGCTTCGGCGCGCACCATATCCACGGCCTCATCGTGGCTGGTCAGGCGTTTTTCGGCGCGTTCTTTGGCGGCCATGGCCCTGGCCGCGTCGATATCTTCCGCCAGTTCGGCCGATTCCGCCAGCACGGTCAGCACGTCGTTATTCACATCGGCAAAGCCGCCGGAGATGAAGACGTGCTCTTCCTTACCGTCCGTTTTGTAGCGCAGGCCCCCGATTTTGAGGGCAGAGAGCAGGGAGACGTGCTTGGGCAACACGCCGAATTCGCCCTGCACGCCGGGGCATACGGCCATCTCTACCGGGCAGCTGACCACGGTTTTGTCCGGCGTTACCACTTCCAGTTGCAGCGTACCCATACGCACTCCTTCGCTGCCGCCTGTCCTGCCCGGCCCGGAGCCTTGCGGCCCCGGACCGGCGGCGGGACAGAACGGTTAGTTGCCTTCTTCCTGCTTGCGCTTTTCGTACTTGGCCACGGCCTGGTCGATGCTGCCGAGCATGTAGAAGTCGCCTTCCGCCAGGTGGTCGTACTCGCCGTCCAGAATACCTTTGAAGCCCTTGATGGTGTCTTCCAGATTCACATACTGGCCGGGCGTGCCCGTAAAGGTTTCGGCCACATGGAAGGGCTGGGAGAGGAAGCGCTGGATGCGCCGGGCCCGGGCCACGGTGAGCTTGTCTTCGTCCGAAAGCTCGTCCATGCCCAAGATGGCGATGATATCCTGCAGTTCCTTATACTTCTGCAGCACCATCTGCACGCGCCGGGCCACGCTGTAGTGCTCCTCGCCGACAACCTCAGGGGAGAGGATGCGGGAGGTGGAGTCCAGCGGGTCCACGGCGGGGTAGATGCCCAGCTCCGCAATCTGGCGCGAAAGCACAAGGGTGCCGTCCAGGTGCGAGAAGGTGGTGGCCGGGGCCGGGTCCGTCAGGTCGTCGGCGGGCACGTACACGGCCTGCACAGAGGTGATGGAGCCCTCTTTGGTGGAGGTGATGCGCTCTTGCAGGGAGCCGAGGTCCGTGCCCAGGGTGGGCTGGTAGCCCACGGCCGAAGGCATGCGGCCCAGCAGGGCGGACACTTCCGAACCGGCCTGGGTGAAGCGGAAGATGTTGTCAATAAAGAGCAGCACGTCCTGGTGCTCCTCATCGCGGAAGTATTCCGCGCAGGCCAGGGCGGTAAGGGCTACGCGGGCGCGGGCTCCCGGAGGCTCGTTCATCTGCCCGTAGACCAGTGTGGCGCGTTCCAGCACGCCGGCTTCCTGCAGCTCGTTGTAGAGGTCGTTGCCCTCACGGGTGCGCTCGCCCACGCCGGCGAAAACCGAAGAGCCGCCGTGCTGCTTGGCGATGTTGTTGATCATCTCCATAAGGATAACGGTCTTGCCCACGCCTGCGCCGCCAAAGAGGCCCATCTTGCCGCCCTTGGGGAAGGGCACAAGCAGGTCCACCACCTTAATGCCCGTTTCCAGCAGCTCCACCTTGGTGTTCTGGTCGGTGAAGGCCGGGGCGGGGCGGTGGATGGGGTAGTACTTTTCGGCGTTGATGGGGCCGAGCTCGTCCACCGGGCGGCCGATGACGTTGAGAATGCGGCCCACAGAGGCCTTGCCCACGGGCACCATGATGGGCTTGCCCGTATCCACCACATCCATGCCGCGCACCAGGCCTTCGGTGGCGTCCATGGCGATGGTGCGGACCACGTTGTCGCCCAGGTGCTGCGCCACCTCACAGATGAGGTCAGGGGCGTCGCTGTTGTTCGGGTTATGTATCTCCAGGGCGGTGAAGATATTCGGCAGGTTGCCGTCGCTGAACTCAACGTCCACCACGGCGCCGATAACCTGAACGATTTTACCGATATTTTTGCTCATGTCTGGCTCCTTAACCATTCAGCGCTTCAGCGCCGCCGACAATGTCGATGAGTTCGCTGGTGATGGAAGCCTGCCGCGTCTTGTTGTAGAGCAGGGTCAGGGAGTTGATCAGCTCGTTGCAGTTGCGCGTGGCGTTGTCCATGGCGGTCATGCGGGCGGCGTGCTCGCTGGCCGAGGTATCCAACAGGCCACGGTAAACCTGCACCTTCACATAGCGGGGCAAAAGCTCCGCCAGCAGCTGTTCTTCCTGCGGTTCGTACACGTATTCGCAGCGGGCTTCACCGGCCTGCTCTTCGCTCTCTGCGGCCTGCGGGGTCTGCAGGGGCAGGAGGCGCAGGCTCGCCGGCGGCTGGTGCCCCATGGACACAAACTCGCCGTACACCAGCCACACCTCGTCGAGGGCCAGGGTTTCGTAGCCGTGGATGACCTCCTGGGCTACGGAACTTGCCAGAGCAAAGTCTATGCTGCCCATGCGGTCGCCATAGGCCGTGGCAATGGCATGCCCGGCCGTGCGGGCGGCGTCGCGGCCCTTACGGCCCACGCACACGAAGCGCACCTCCATGCCTTCGGCGGCTTTTTCCTTGGCCAGCCTGAGCGCCGCGGCAATGATGTTGCCGTTGAAGCTGCCGCACAGGCCGCGGTCGGAGGTCACCAGCACAATGGCGCAGTGCTTCTTTTCCTCATGCTCTGCCAGCAGGGGGTGGGCGTTGCCCTCCACCTTGCGGGCCAGTTCGGCCAGCACGTCGCGGTATTTCTCCGCGTACGGCCTGAAGCGCTCGATGCGGGTCTGGGCGCCGCGCAGCTTGGCCGAGGCCACCATATTCATGGCCTTGGTTATCTGCTTGGTCTTGCCGACCCCCACGATCTTCATCTTGACGTCTTTGAGTGAAGCCATGCTTTTCTCCCGTCGTTAGGGGGCCCTAGGCCGTCCAGCCCTGTTTGAAGGCTGTAATGGCCTCGGTCAGCGTTTTCTCCACTGCCTCGTCAATGACCTTTTTATCCTTGATGGCGTCCAGCACGTCCTTCCTGGTATCGCGCAGGAAGGTGAGCATCTCGGCTTCAAACTTGCGCACGGATTCCACCGGCACG includes:
- a CDS encoding F0F1 ATP synthase subunit epsilon — protein: MGTLQLEVVTPDKTVVSCPVEMAVCPGVQGEFGVLPKHVSLLSALKIGGLRYKTDGKEEHVFISGGFADVNNDVLTVLAESAELAEDIDAARAMAAKERAEKRLTSHDEAVDMVRAEAALQRAVIRLHLAQVR
- the atpD gene encoding F0F1 ATP synthase subunit beta, whose protein sequence is MSKNIGKIVQVIGAVVDVEFSDGNLPNIFTALEIHNPNNSDAPDLICEVAQHLGDNVVRTIAMDATEGLVRGMDVVDTGKPIMVPVGKASVGRILNVIGRPVDELGPINAEKYYPIHRPAPAFTDQNTKVELLETGIKVVDLLVPFPKGGKMGLFGGAGVGKTVILMEMINNIAKQHGGSSVFAGVGERTREGNDLYNELQEAGVLERATLVYGQMNEPPGARARVALTALACAEYFRDEEHQDVLLFIDNIFRFTQAGSEVSALLGRMPSAVGYQPTLGTDLGSLQERITSTKEGSITSVQAVYVPADDLTDPAPATTFSHLDGTLVLSRQIAELGIYPAVDPLDSTSRILSPEVVGEEHYSVARRVQMVLQKYKELQDIIAILGMDELSDEDKLTVARARRIQRFLSQPFHVAETFTGTPGQYVNLEDTIKGFKGILDGEYDHLAEGDFYMLGSIDQAVAKYEKRKQEEGN
- a CDS encoding F0F1 ATP synthase subunit gamma, which translates into the protein MASLKDVKMKIVGVGKTKQITKAMNMVASAKLRGAQTRIERFRPYAEKYRDVLAELARKVEGNAHPLLAEHEEKKHCAIVLVTSDRGLCGSFNGNIIAAALRLAKEKAAEGMEVRFVCVGRKGRDAARTAGHAIATAYGDRMGSIDFALASSVAQEVIHGYETLALDEVWLVYGEFVSMGHQPPASLRLLPLQTPQAAESEEQAGEARCEYVYEPQEEQLLAELLPRYVKVQVYRGLLDTSASEHAARMTAMDNATRNCNELINSLTLLYNKTRQASITSELIDIVGGAEALNG